Proteins encoded by one window of Synergistaceae bacterium:
- a CDS encoding AI-2E family transporter yields MKTLLGLLGFLSAVVLCSVLHIASSMFIPLVIAWFILQVLRPILKIGNRLSRNAWLNVFLVIAVLVIAGLIAFRFLAMQVVEFGQVYGLYSDKLTEWVVHVMEVLGVPTEAVRNIDWLGLLKENARNISSLIIALSTKFVLTFVFLMFMLVEAPFLDDKVNKAFGRNSDRVRKILKSISEQVSQYLGTLALISFATGVCAWIVLVILDVKLAAGWGVLTFLLNFIPTVGSIIATIPPVVMAIIQFSPGLFKPVLVLALLTIIQVTIGNIITPKVVGDRLGVSPLMILLSLLLWGMIWGIPGALLSTPIISIIKIVCENIPVLHPIAVLIGSGEAVRKIPANTTPDDDSLKNGIAGEAAAAVRKSLREVARRVHEHRKDRGK; encoded by the coding sequence ATGAAAACTCTTCTCGGACTTCTTGGCTTCCTCTCCGCTGTCGTTCTGTGTTCTGTCCTGCACATCGCAAGCAGCATGTTCATTCCGCTCGTTATCGCATGGTTCATCCTTCAGGTTCTGCGTCCCATCCTCAAGATCGGCAACAGGCTCAGCCGCAACGCGTGGCTGAACGTCTTTCTGGTGATTGCGGTTCTGGTGATTGCAGGGCTGATTGCGTTCAGGTTTCTTGCGATGCAGGTTGTGGAGTTCGGGCAGGTTTACGGCCTCTATTCCGACAAGCTCACTGAATGGGTCGTGCACGTTATGGAGGTGCTAGGCGTTCCCACTGAGGCCGTGCGGAATATAGACTGGCTCGGACTGCTCAAGGAGAATGCGCGCAACATCTCGTCGCTGATTATCGCGCTGTCGACAAAGTTCGTGCTTACCTTCGTGTTCCTGATGTTCATGCTTGTTGAAGCTCCGTTCCTTGACGACAAGGTAAATAAGGCGTTCGGCAGGAACTCTGACAGGGTCAGGAAGATACTGAAATCCATCTCCGAGCAGGTCAGCCAGTACTTGGGGACGCTCGCGCTGATAAGTTTCGCTACGGGAGTCTGTGCGTGGATTGTGCTGGTGATTCTTGATGTCAAGCTCGCCGCAGGCTGGGGGGTGCTCACGTTCCTGCTGAACTTCATCCCGACCGTCGGGTCAATCATCGCGACAATCCCGCCCGTCGTCATGGCAATAATCCAGTTCTCGCCCGGACTGTTCAAGCCCGTGCTGGTTCTTGCACTGCTGACGATTATACAGGTTACAATCGGCAACATCATTACGCCGAAAGTTGTCGGGGACAGGCTGGGAGTCAGCCCGCTGATGATTCTGCTCTCGCTGCTTCTGTGGGGGATGATATGGGGGATTCCGGGTGCACTGCTCTCTACGCCGATAATCTCAATCATCAAGATTGTCTGCGAGAACATCCCGGTACTTCACCCGATAGCCGTACTAATCGGGAGCGGCGAGGCAGTCAGGAAGATTCCTGCCAATACCACGCCGGACGATGACTCCCTGAAGAACGGTATCGCAGGGGAAGCGGCGGCGGCGGTGAGGAAGAGCCTCCGTGAAGTAGCACGCAGAGTTCATGAGCACAGAAAGGACAGAGGGAAGTAA
- the yvcK gene encoding uridine diphosphate-N-acetylglucosamine-binding protein YvcK translates to MSFVLGIVTTLAVLVLFGRIKFRSGRPVLNRRISSGPYIMAVGGGTGLSTLLRGIKAFTRNITAVVAVTDEGGSSGRIRNEWGMLPPGDVRNCIVALAENDNELRSILDYRFDRGELSGHSLGNLLLLAVTEMCGDFSLAVEKMNHLLSIRGRVLPVTTEGITLVGKTRTGEGVRGELDISHHGHELSEIWLEPVNAKPLHDVQSAVDDAEIILLGPGSLFTSVIPNLLLPDFSAKLKDAQVPKVYICNLMTQPEETQGFNIVQHLDWVSAALGCVPDFVIVNSEKIPDDIVERYRQDGASPLYLDSSQLEIIRSMGCVCVEASIMSVFESSKEGRVLRHDSQKLASVIMRLIQEINGD, encoded by the coding sequence ATGAGCTTCGTTCTGGGAATAGTAACGACGCTGGCGGTTCTGGTTCTGTTCGGGCGGATAAAGTTCCGTTCCGGCAGGCCGGTGCTGAACAGAAGAATATCAAGCGGGCCGTACATTATGGCGGTCGGAGGAGGCACGGGGTTATCTACTCTGCTTCGCGGCATCAAGGCTTTCACGCGCAACATTACGGCTGTTGTCGCGGTAACCGATGAGGGAGGAAGTTCCGGCAGAATCCGCAATGAATGGGGAATGCTTCCGCCCGGAGACGTGCGCAACTGCATTGTTGCCCTCGCGGAGAACGACAACGAATTACGGAGCATCTTGGACTACAGGTTCGACAGGGGGGAACTCTCCGGGCACAGTCTGGGCAATCTCCTGCTCTTGGCCGTTACGGAAATGTGCGGGGACTTCAGCCTTGCGGTCGAGAAGATGAATCACCTGCTCTCAATCAGAGGAAGAGTCCTCCCCGTAACGACTGAGGGGATTACGTTGGTCGGCAAGACCAGAACAGGAGAGGGTGTCAGGGGTGAGCTGGACATTTCGCATCACGGGCACGAACTCAGCGAGATATGGCTTGAGCCCGTCAACGCGAAGCCGCTTCACGACGTACAGAGTGCTGTTGATGACGCGGAGATTATTCTTCTCGGGCCGGGCAGCCTGTTCACGAGCGTGATACCGAATCTCCTTCTGCCGGACTTTTCCGCGAAGCTCAAGGACGCGCAAGTCCCGAAGGTGTACATCTGCAACCTCATGACACAGCCGGAAGAGACGCAGGGCTTCAACATCGTACAGCACCTAGACTGGGTGAGTGCGGCTCTCGGGTGCGTGCCGGATTTCGTCATCGTCAACAGCGAGAAGATACCTGATGACATCGTCGAGCGTTACCGGCAGGACGGAGCAAGCCCGCTGTATCTGGACAGTTCCCAGCTGGAAATCATCAGGTCAATGGGCTGTGTGTGCGTTGAAGCGTCGATAATGAGCGTGTTCGAGAGCAGCAAGGAAGGCCGCGTACTGAGGCACGACTCCCAGAAACTGGCCTCCGTGATAATGCGTCTCATTCAGGAGATTAACGGGGACTAG
- the gap gene encoding type I glyceraldehyde-3-phosphate dehydrogenase: MAVRVAINGFGRIGRLAFRQMFDAEGYEVVAINDLVAPKMLAHLLKFDTTHGRYPHAVDFDDEKGTITVDGKVITIYAKPKAEELPWGELKVDVVLECSGFYASKAKAEAHIKAGARKVVISAPAGNDLPTVVFNVNHQTLKPTDTIISAASCTTNCLAPMAKALNDLAPIVSGFMTTVHAYTGDQMILDGPHRKGDLRRARAAACNIVPNSTGAAKAIGLVIPELAGKLDGAAQRVPTPTGSTTILDAVVMGTVTKDQVNAQMKAEETESFEYNTDEIVSSDIIDSTAGSIFDATQTKCKPVGDNMTLVQVVSWYDNENSYTSQMVRTIKYFSELK; encoded by the coding sequence ATGGCTGTACGAGTCGCTATTAACGGCTTCGGACGCATCGGCCGCCTTGCTTTCCGTCAGATGTTTGACGCGGAGGGCTATGAAGTCGTAGCTATCAATGACCTTGTCGCACCCAAGATGCTTGCTCACCTGCTCAAGTTCGACACTACGCACGGACGTTATCCGCACGCTGTGGACTTCGACGACGAGAAGGGCACAATCACCGTAGACGGCAAAGTCATCACCATTTACGCGAAGCCCAAAGCAGAGGAGCTTCCTTGGGGAGAACTGAAGGTAGACGTAGTGCTTGAGTGCTCAGGCTTCTACGCGTCAAAGGCAAAGGCCGAAGCCCACATCAAGGCCGGTGCGCGCAAGGTAGTAATTTCCGCACCCGCAGGCAATGACCTTCCTACAGTCGTCTTCAACGTCAACCACCAGACACTGAAGCCGACCGACACGATCATTTCCGCCGCAAGCTGCACCACGAACTGCCTTGCTCCTATGGCAAAGGCACTCAATGACCTTGCACCCATCGTCTCCGGCTTCATGACGACAGTCCACGCGTACACCGGCGACCAGATGATTCTTGACGGACCTCACCGCAAGGGCGACCTCCGCAGGGCACGCGCAGCTGCATGCAACATCGTCCCCAACTCGACGGGCGCGGCGAAGGCAATCGGCCTCGTTATCCCCGAGCTGGCAGGCAAACTTGACGGCGCAGCACAGAGAGTTCCGACACCGACAGGCTCAACGACAATCCTTGACGCGGTGGTCATGGGCACGGTAACTAAGGATCAGGTCAACGCGCAGATGAAGGCCGAAGAGACCGAGTCCTTCGAGTACAACACTGACGAGATCGTCTCCAGCGACATCATCGACAGCACTGCAGGAAGCATCTTCGACGCAACACAGACGAAGTGCAAGCCCGTAGGCGACAACATGACGCTTGTTCAGGTGGTATCCTGGTACGACAACGAGAACAGCTACACCAGCCAGATGGTACGCACCATTAAGTACTTCTCCGAGCTGAAGTAG
- the rnpA gene encoding ribonuclease P protein component, translating to MKLRKGREFDAVFRTGTRTNGELVRLLFAREDTDAVRFGVAVGKRQGKAHVRVRGRRILREAFRHLSDRITPGISLVLCLKNEGLGAKTHDIARDLERLLRRKKLLLK from the coding sequence TTGAAGCTCAGGAAGGGCCGGGAATTTGACGCAGTATTCCGCACAGGCACACGAACCAACGGAGAGCTTGTGCGGTTATTGTTTGCGCGGGAGGACACGGACGCAGTGAGGTTCGGCGTAGCGGTCGGAAAGCGTCAGGGCAAGGCTCACGTACGGGTTCGCGGCAGAAGAATCCTGCGTGAGGCGTTCCGTCATCTCTCGGACAGAATAACTCCCGGCATCTCCCTAGTTCTCTGCCTGAAGAACGAAGGACTCGGCGCGAAAACTCATGACATCGCGCGCGACCTTGAACGTCTCCTCAGGCGCAAAAAGTTACTGCTGAAGTAA
- a CDS encoding Jag N-terminal domain-containing protein, which translates to MIERKITLEASEVSEALIEASKQWKIPVEDLKAEVLSTEKSGFLGGLFGGKKKLTVEVTAIAKEDLVSRGVDFVNEVLKLMDFSAECTAQEGNMLDIEGEDAADYVVGRYADTIKGMEYLVNLALRDPRSEPRLKVDSCGYRERRTKSLERLAEATARQAVKYGRPIRLDPMASWERWVIHTTLKNRGDVTTESVGEAPMRKVVVMPKYDPDSVRLPGPAMTRVRAQRERSERERGERGNTDSPRRRFRR; encoded by the coding sequence ATGATTGAGCGCAAAATTACACTTGAAGCCTCAGAAGTCAGCGAGGCATTGATCGAGGCCTCCAAGCAGTGGAAGATACCAGTAGAAGACCTTAAGGCAGAAGTTCTCAGCACGGAGAAGAGCGGATTTCTGGGCGGTCTGTTCGGCGGAAAGAAGAAGCTGACCGTCGAAGTTACGGCCATCGCGAAAGAAGACCTGGTGTCGCGCGGAGTAGATTTCGTCAACGAAGTTCTGAAGCTGATGGACTTCAGCGCAGAATGCACGGCGCAGGAAGGCAACATGCTGGACATTGAGGGCGAGGACGCGGCGGACTACGTTGTGGGACGCTATGCCGACACAATCAAGGGCATGGAATACCTCGTGAACCTTGCTCTTCGCGACCCGAGAAGCGAACCGCGCCTGAAGGTAGACTCGTGCGGTTACCGCGAGCGCAGGACGAAGAGCCTCGAGCGTCTGGCGGAAGCTACGGCACGGCAGGCAGTGAAGTACGGCCGACCGATACGGCTTGACCCTATGGCTTCGTGGGAACGCTGGGTTATACACACGACGCTGAAGAACAGGGGCGATGTTACGACGGAGTCTGTCGGAGAAGCACCGATGAGGAAGGTTGTCGTGATGCCGAAGTACGACCCTGACAGCGTTAGGCTTCCCGGCCCTGCGATGACGAGGGTGCGTGCGCAGAGAGAGAGAAGCGAGCGCGAGAGGGGCGAACGCGGGAACACCGATTCCCCGAGAAGACGCTTCAGACGCTAG
- a CDS encoding YidC/Oxa1 family membrane protein insertase yields MWAQAKVLLLGLLQIIHNAITSIGISTNFAWGLAIIALTLLVRLLMHPLTAKQMASMQKMQKLQPQLNVLQEKYADDKDKLNEETMALYKENKVNPASGCLPLIIQLPIFILLYGVLYDLTKTEAFTDVTFLGVNLGGSVLTTVAEALRLVDESGVRIPNEQLGFVMVLFSSFTNLSLLFSNIGIWIFNFILLVLIAYLTWLQQHLTTAGNSQMAMMNWFMPLFLTFICFGLPGGVLLYWGVSSLMGIVHQMRVAKKTSAEMQNKPTLYRDKPRVK; encoded by the coding sequence ATGTGGGCACAGGCAAAAGTATTGCTGTTAGGTCTGCTGCAGATCATCCACAACGCTATAACTTCCATCGGAATAAGCACTAACTTCGCGTGGGGACTGGCGATTATCGCCCTTACCCTGCTGGTCAGGCTCTTGATGCACCCGCTGACGGCAAAGCAGATGGCGAGTATGCAGAAGATGCAGAAGCTCCAGCCACAGCTCAACGTCCTGCAGGAGAAATACGCTGACGACAAGGACAAGCTGAACGAGGAGACGATGGCACTCTACAAGGAGAACAAGGTCAACCCTGCGAGCGGCTGCCTTCCGTTAATCATTCAGCTCCCGATATTCATCCTGCTCTACGGAGTGCTTTACGACCTCACGAAGACGGAAGCCTTCACCGATGTAACCTTCTTGGGCGTGAATCTCGGAGGAAGCGTACTCACCACAGTTGCCGAAGCGTTGAGGCTCGTCGACGAGTCCGGCGTGAGAATACCTAACGAACAGCTCGGCTTCGTGATGGTGCTGTTCTCGTCCTTCACCAACTTAAGCCTTCTGTTCTCGAACATAGGCATCTGGATATTCAACTTCATTCTGCTGGTGCTGATTGCGTATCTCACGTGGCTTCAGCAGCACCTTACGACTGCAGGGAACTCACAGATGGCGATGATGAATTGGTTTATGCCGCTGTTCCTGACGTTCATCTGCTTCGGGCTTCCAGGAGGGGTGCTGTTGTACTGGGGTGTCTCGTCATTGATGGGAATAGTGCACCAAATGAGAGTTGCGAAGAAGACCAGCGCAGAAATGCAGAACAAGCCGACGTTGTACAGGGACAAGCCGAGAGTAAAATAG
- a CDS encoding flagellin, producing the protein MRIYHNIPALTAYNSLNSTNSAMEKTIQKLSTGLRINSAADDAAGFAISEKMRSQISGLELAIRNTQDATSMLQVAEGALGETNSMLQRMRELAVQASNDTLTAQDRSYIQLEIDQLQDQINRIANTTQFNKKRLLDGSSAGITSSSNLDVKAYVKGSLRELDQFGQKKSFEGNYRIQVTVDPNQTGKGQVQKSSIMTIKHPNVITDTELNTEYGVTGVAVDQLPAGDYVVEEADSVAEAGATVVGAYGFTKADEDDDTKKVAALAEDVEGIFSTEAGDIMNNASILFEVLSVDDKNGTVTLKAQSNILGVDGTVSNAVRENIILKTDSDSIDISDLVGVKIDTDSDDYEAALSLSYTAPDSDDDSAVKFSSGAKFVLNVTGTGGDIDGDSDTEDVEADMAVTVKGYVDPKWPDGWQAEQDTESEQYDEETNPLYMVSKQLTYNLNAEASQNKDLHFRNFYVNSENGTVYEGDVIITTDNKFSADNTEQTLAKFTAAYIGKTATGDTKLRDLNTFWNKSGVFMLDTPKTITISQGDGKSTEITIYATDTVNELRDKFNDAIANGLGQSKYLDGAYADKFCTFVEESEKKSQGLETVGGTFIFRSLLPGGAGDLTFSGDEDLINTFALNVVQESSTTAFRASIYDAHTGTPVVTNVKVADNRLIGVLHDNVDIEFSPTANIKASWSEGDDNFNLVQDDNLYEAVIHIVDTSTVFQIGANEGEDIAIDIGNMSAGALGVTNINVTTRETASKAIGQIDAAINMVSTQRAKIGAYQNALEYTSENLTTTMTNLTAAESRIRDADMAATMMEFVKLQILNQSGTSMLAQANQLPQSVLSLLQ; encoded by the coding sequence ATGAGGATTTATCACAACATACCGGCACTCACAGCGTACAACTCGCTGAACAGTACCAATAGCGCGATGGAGAAGACGATACAGAAGCTCTCCACAGGACTGCGCATCAACAGCGCGGCCGACGATGCGGCAGGGTTCGCAATCAGCGAGAAGATGCGCTCCCAGATTTCCGGCCTCGAGCTGGCGATCAGGAACACTCAGGACGCAACGTCAATGCTTCAGGTTGCAGAAGGCGCGCTCGGCGAGACGAACTCGATGCTCCAGAGAATGCGCGAGCTTGCGGTTCAGGCCAGCAACGACACGCTGACGGCACAGGACAGGAGCTACATACAGCTCGAGATCGATCAGCTACAGGATCAGATCAACCGCATAGCCAACACCACGCAGTTCAACAAGAAGAGGCTTCTTGACGGCTCGAGCGCAGGAATCACGTCATCCAGCAATCTCGATGTCAAGGCATACGTGAAGGGTTCGCTCCGTGAGCTTGACCAGTTCGGGCAGAAGAAGTCCTTTGAGGGCAACTACAGGATTCAGGTTACGGTAGACCCCAACCAGACGGGCAAGGGTCAGGTGCAGAAGTCCTCAATCATGACCATAAAGCATCCCAACGTCATAACTGATACCGAGCTCAATACAGAATACGGAGTAACTGGAGTAGCGGTCGACCAGCTTCCTGCAGGTGATTATGTTGTGGAAGAGGCTGATTCGGTGGCAGAGGCCGGAGCAACAGTTGTAGGCGCGTACGGTTTCACGAAGGCCGATGAAGACGACGACACAAAGAAAGTAGCAGCTCTTGCAGAAGATGTCGAAGGGATATTCTCGACAGAGGCCGGCGACATCATGAACAACGCAAGCATACTGTTCGAGGTTCTGTCAGTCGATGACAAGAACGGCACGGTAACTCTTAAGGCGCAGTCGAACATTCTGGGTGTTGACGGGACAGTCAGCAACGCAGTGCGCGAGAACATCATCCTTAAGACGGACAGCGACAGCATAGACATTTCTGATCTTGTGGGTGTCAAGATAGACACTGACAGCGACGACTACGAGGCCGCATTAAGCCTCTCGTACACCGCGCCGGACTCAGATGACGACAGCGCAGTGAAATTCTCGAGCGGCGCAAAGTTCGTGCTGAACGTTACAGGCACAGGCGGAGACATCGACGGCGACTCTGACACCGAAGACGTAGAAGCTGATATGGCAGTAACGGTGAAGGGCTACGTAGACCCCAAGTGGCCGGACGGGTGGCAGGCCGAGCAGGACACGGAGAGCGAGCAGTACGACGAGGAAACGAATCCGCTGTACATGGTCTCCAAGCAGCTCACCTATAACCTCAACGCCGAAGCCAGCCAGAACAAGGATCTTCACTTCAGGAACTTCTACGTGAACAGCGAGAACGGCACAGTCTACGAAGGCGACGTAATCATCACGACGGACAATAAGTTCTCCGCCGACAACACGGAGCAGACGCTTGCGAAGTTCACGGCCGCGTACATCGGCAAGACCGCAACCGGCGACACGAAGCTCCGCGACCTCAACACGTTCTGGAACAAGTCCGGCGTGTTCATGCTCGACACCCCGAAGACCATCACGATCTCTCAGGGTGACGGCAAGTCAACCGAAATAACGATCTACGCGACCGACACGGTCAACGAGCTGCGCGACAAGTTCAACGACGCGATAGCCAACGGGCTCGGGCAGAGCAAGTACCTTGACGGAGCATATGCTGACAAGTTCTGCACGTTCGTCGAGGAGAGCGAGAAGAAGTCTCAGGGCCTCGAGACAGTCGGCGGAACGTTCATCTTCCGTTCACTGCTTCCCGGCGGTGCAGGAGATCTGACATTCAGCGGCGACGAAGACCTCATCAACACGTTTGCGCTCAACGTTGTGCAGGAGAGCTCTACGACGGCCTTCAGGGCATCAATCTACGACGCTCACACCGGCACTCCTGTCGTAACGAACGTCAAAGTAGCGGACAACAGGCTCATCGGCGTTCTTCACGACAACGTAGACATCGAGTTCAGCCCGACGGCCAACATCAAGGCCAGCTGGAGCGAAGGCGATGACAACTTCAACCTTGTGCAGGACGACAACCTCTATGAGGCAGTAATCCACATCGTTGACACGTCGACAGTCTTCCAGATCGGCGCGAACGAGGGCGAGGACATCGCAATAGACATCGGCAACATGTCTGCAGGTGCGCTCGGCGTTACGAACATCAACGTTACGACCCGCGAGACGGCCTCAAAGGCAATCGGGCAGATCGACGCGGCCATCAACATGGTCTCGACCCAGCGCGCGAAGATCGGTGCGTACCAGAACGCCCTCGAGTACACCAGCGAGAACCTGACCACGACGATGACGAACCTGACGGCGGCAGAGAGCAGAATCAGGGACGCGGACATGGCGGCAACGATGATGGAGTTCGTGAAGCTCCAGATACTCAACCAGAGCGGCACTTCGATGCTTGCTCAGGCAAACCAGCTCCCGCAGTCAGTGCTGAGCCTGCTCCAGTAG
- a CDS encoding DUF4153 domain-containing protein — MNTIDNKRYTWVAVSAVIQGLLLGLYAVIPAGPLRTLPLTIIFLVPFAFWLSQEHWGMRLLSFLVGLTLVLGALWVYRLWSLYSQEGSFYVVPSQKADLIRISMAVFLVLPFFQCRMAAWSWKFPYSEIFFQFCRNLFLLFQAGIVIAVFWGLLVTAGLLFEIVGLPNIPFLIFNPITAVPLSSLTIAISLSVAVKHPGIDSLGRWILSVLAWLLPFFSVLSVMFILCLPFSGLKTLWDTGQASTLMLLLQFGTIILANAAYLDGTKPVFPNKYASFLARASLLCLPVYTALCLYSLGLRIQQYGLTTDRIQAMFLTITAGIWGLGYAGAVIFRKWPGSIGKVNITSILFMIIIVLLMNSPLLDPYRLASENQYQRLMTGKIPPEDFDYIYTRFSLGRYGSAILSELEKNGGSRIKSGVKAARAINPEEYLNYTITGILPKTRRLEIVRNAKVFPHGAKLTDEQITYFAEHWQYLKEVKTARDVWFVFVNVERAGNNVVVFTEDTGLVYNIDAEPKLLGSVSGSFTAENLDARTAEPKFYDLIINGIVYQVIQ, encoded by the coding sequence ATGAACACCATCGACAACAAGCGTTATACGTGGGTAGCGGTCTCTGCAGTGATTCAGGGGCTGCTGCTCGGGCTGTATGCCGTGATTCCGGCCGGGCCTCTGCGCACACTCCCTCTAACAATCATTTTCCTCGTGCCGTTCGCGTTCTGGCTCTCGCAGGAACACTGGGGGATGCGCCTGCTGAGTTTTCTCGTCGGGCTCACTCTCGTGCTCGGCGCACTGTGGGTTTACCGTCTGTGGTCTCTGTACTCGCAGGAAGGGAGCTTCTACGTTGTTCCGTCGCAGAAAGCAGACCTCATACGCATATCAATGGCAGTGTTTCTCGTCCTGCCGTTCTTCCAGTGCAGGATGGCCGCGTGGAGCTGGAAATTCCCTTACAGCGAAATATTCTTCCAGTTCTGCCGCAATCTGTTCCTGCTGTTTCAGGCCGGAATAGTGATTGCCGTGTTCTGGGGACTGCTCGTAACGGCGGGGCTTCTGTTCGAGATTGTAGGGCTGCCCAACATCCCCTTCCTCATCTTCAACCCGATAACTGCCGTCCCGCTGTCGAGCCTGACCATCGCAATATCACTCTCCGTTGCGGTGAAACATCCGGGCATCGACTCGCTGGGAAGGTGGATTCTGTCGGTGCTGGCGTGGCTTCTGCCGTTCTTCTCGGTGCTGTCGGTAATGTTCATCCTGTGCCTGCCGTTCTCGGGGCTCAAAACTTTGTGGGACACCGGCCAGGCATCAACGCTAATGCTTCTCCTGCAGTTCGGGACGATAATCCTCGCGAATGCCGCATACCTCGACGGCACAAAGCCCGTCTTCCCGAACAAGTACGCTAGCTTCCTCGCGCGGGCTTCATTGCTGTGCCTGCCGGTCTACACTGCGCTGTGCCTCTACTCGCTGGGGTTGAGGATTCAGCAGTACGGACTGACAACGGACAGGATTCAGGCGATGTTCCTCACGATTACGGCGGGAATCTGGGGATTGGGCTATGCGGGCGCGGTAATCTTCAGGAAGTGGCCTGGCTCAATCGGCAAGGTCAACATCACATCAATACTCTTCATGATAATCATTGTCCTGCTGATGAACTCGCCTCTTCTTGACCCGTACCGCCTTGCGTCTGAGAACCAGTACCAGCGGCTGATGACGGGCAAGATTCCGCCGGAAGACTTCGACTACATATACACGCGGTTCAGTCTTGGCCGTTACGGGAGCGCGATACTCTCGGAGCTCGAGAAAAACGGAGGCTCGCGGATAAAGTCCGGCGTGAAGGCGGCGCGTGCAATCAACCCAGAAGAGTACCTGAATTACACGATAACGGGCATTCTCCCGAAGACGAGAAGGCTGGAAATTGTCAGGAACGCTAAGGTTTTCCCGCACGGAGCGAAGCTGACCGACGAACAGATAACTTACTTTGCGGAGCACTGGCAGTACCTGAAGGAGGTCAAGACGGCAAGGGATGTGTGGTTCGTGTTCGTGAACGTCGAGCGTGCAGGGAATAATGTTGTGGTGTTCACGGAGGACACGGGGCTTGTGTACAACATCGACGCAGAACCGAAGCTGCTGGGGTCTGTGTCAGGGAGCTTCACTGCAGAGAATCTTGACGCGCGGACAGCAGAGCCGAAGTTCTACGACCTCATCATCAACGGCATAGTGTATCAGGTCATACAGTAG
- the rapZ gene encoding RNase adapter RapZ, giving the protein MKQFIIVTGMSGAGKTMTLKVLEDFGFITIDNLPPELLPQLFRLISDRPEASKSRGVVATVDVRNVSSNFVKVIDDISTAWGGDVKVIFLTASDEELLRRYERTRRVHPLNRGLSTGEGIRLEREILAPVLDRADIVIDTSMMDLHQHRERLLKEFFEYEGGISIIISSFGYKYGVPQDASFVMDVRCLPNPYYVDELKNLTGIDEPVKKYLLDFPETHKFIELSKNFLDFAIPQFLNNVRGQLHISVGCTGGRHRSVAVAEWLYSIYSPIYKGVCVIHRDKGHGHQ; this is encoded by the coding sequence GTGAAACAGTTCATCATAGTTACCGGCATGAGCGGAGCAGGGAAGACCATGACCCTGAAGGTTCTCGAGGACTTCGGCTTCATCACGATAGACAACCTTCCGCCCGAACTTCTGCCCCAGCTTTTCCGCCTCATCTCTGACAGGCCGGAAGCGTCAAAGAGCAGGGGAGTCGTGGCGACGGTGGATGTACGCAACGTCAGCAGCAACTTCGTGAAGGTCATCGACGACATCTCTACGGCGTGGGGCGGCGACGTTAAGGTCATCTTCCTCACAGCGTCGGACGAGGAATTATTACGGCGTTACGAGAGGACGCGCAGGGTTCACCCGCTGAACAGAGGCTTGTCGACGGGCGAAGGCATACGGCTCGAGAGGGAGATACTTGCGCCGGTGCTGGACAGGGCGGACATTGTGATAGACACGTCGATGATGGATCTCCACCAGCACAGAGAACGCCTGCTTAAGGAGTTCTTCGAGTACGAGGGCGGAATATCAATCATAATAAGTTCGTTCGGGTACAAGTACGGAGTTCCTCAGGATGCCAGCTTCGTGATGGATGTGCGCTGTCTCCCGAATCCTTATTACGTCGACGAGCTCAAGAACTTAACGGGAATTGATGAGCCAGTGAAGAAGTACCTTCTCGATTTTCCTGAGACACATAAATTTATAGAGCTCAGCAAGAACTTCCTTGATTTCGCTATCCCGCAGTTCCTCAACAACGTGCGCGGTCAGCTTCACATCTCCGTAGGGTGCACGGGCGGCCGTCATCGTTCGGTTGCTGTGGCGGAATGGCTGTACAGCATATATTCACCCATCTACAAGGGAGTGTGCGTCATTCACAGGGACAAGGGGCACGGCCATCAATGA
- the rpmH gene encoding 50S ribosomal protein L34: MKKGTYQPHVIPRRRKIGFLARSASPSGRKILRNRRRKGRKYLTRA, encoded by the coding sequence ATGAAGAAGGGTACATATCAGCCCCACGTAATCCCCAGAAGGAGAAAGATAGGCTTTCTTGCACGTTCAGCATCGCCGTCGGGGCGCAAGATTCTCCGCAACAGAAGGCGCAAAGGCAGAAAGTACCTTACGCGTGCCTAA
- the yidD gene encoding membrane protein insertion efficiency factor YidD — protein sequence MLSRIAVLLIRAYQILISPYIGRHCRFYPTCSSYAAAVYQEWGFVKGTVLTVKRLLKCGAWNPGGYDPPPKKSREVKQ from the coding sequence ATGCTTTCCCGCATCGCAGTCCTACTCATCCGGGCATACCAGATACTTATCTCCCCATACATCGGCCGGCACTGCAGGTTCTACCCGACCTGCTCGAGCTATGCCGCTGCCGTCTACCAGGAATGGGGCTTCGTCAAGGGTACTGTCCTGACCGTGAAGAGGCTTCTGAAGTGCGGGGCATGGAATCCCGGAGGCTATGACCCTCCGCCGAAAAAATCACGAGAGGTGAAACAATAA